One Thermogemmatispora onikobensis DNA segment encodes these proteins:
- a CDS encoding L-rhamnose isomerase, with protein sequence MLEAIKGFTIETPSWGYGDSGTRFKVFHWPGAARNLREKLADAALVHRLTGVCPRVAIHIPWDKEDDWAAVKAYAAELGVRIGAVNPNLFQDEEYRFGSLCHPDPAVRRRAVEHVLECIQIAREVQSDTISLWLADGTNYPGQDDLRARKHRLEETLAEIYAALAPGMRLLIEYKFFEPAFYHTDLADWGMAYTLARKLGPQARVLVDTGHHPQGTNLAHIVAFLLDEEILGGFHFNDRRYADDDLIVGSQHPFELFLVFNELVAAASQPQAPRIDYMIDQS encoded by the coding sequence GTGCTGGAAGCTATCAAAGGCTTTACCATCGAGACGCCTTCCTGGGGCTACGGAGACTCAGGAACCCGTTTTAAGGTCTTCCACTGGCCTGGGGCGGCCCGCAATTTACGCGAAAAGCTGGCCGATGCGGCCCTGGTTCATCGCCTGACGGGGGTCTGCCCGCGGGTGGCCATTCATATTCCCTGGGATAAAGAAGACGATTGGGCGGCAGTCAAAGCCTATGCCGCCGAGCTAGGCGTGCGCATCGGAGCGGTCAATCCCAATCTCTTTCAGGATGAGGAGTATCGTTTTGGCAGCCTCTGCCACCCTGATCCCGCGGTGCGCCGTCGCGCTGTGGAGCATGTCCTGGAGTGCATTCAGATCGCGCGCGAGGTGCAGTCAGATACAATCAGCCTCTGGCTGGCTGATGGGACAAACTACCCCGGCCAGGACGATCTGCGAGCCCGCAAGCACCGCCTGGAGGAGACTCTGGCCGAGATTTACGCCGCTCTTGCGCCCGGTATGCGCCTTTTGATCGAATATAAGTTTTTTGAGCCGGCTTTCTACCATACCGATCTGGCCGATTGGGGGATGGCCTATACCCTGGCGCGCAAGCTGGGGCCGCAGGCGCGCGTCCTGGTTGATACCGGGCATCATCCCCAGGGAACCAACCTGGCCCATATTGTGGCTTTCCTTCTTGATGAGGAGATCCTGGGTGGCTTCCATTTCAACGATCGGCGCTATGCCGATGATGACCTGATTGTCGGCTCGCAGCATCCGTTTGAGCTGTTTCTGGTCTTCAATGAGCTGGTCGCTGCAGCCAGTCAGCCCCAGGCGCCGCGCATCGATTACATGATCGATCAGTC
- the rhaS gene encoding rhamnose ABC transporter substrate-binding protein translates to MLLMLAACGGSSSSGSGSSGGGSPSLNVAFLPKAINNPYFDTAANGAKQAASELKGQFKQVGPTENSAAAQVPFINTLTEQHVSAIVVSANDPNALAPALKRAMQQGIKVVSYDSDVASDARQIFVNQANSEDIGRIEVQILGKLINYSGDIAILSAASTATNQNTWIGYMKDELTKPQYKNMHLVKIAYGNDDDQKSFQETLGLLQAYPNLKGIISPTTVGLAAAARAIESVGKGGKVMLTGLGTPNLMRKYVKDGTCPEFALWNPADLGYLAYYAAAALVEGKITGKPGESFNAGKLGTKTIGPNNVVLLGPPTVFNKDNIDQFNF, encoded by the coding sequence ATGCTGCTGATGCTGGCTGCCTGCGGTGGCAGCAGCAGTAGCGGGAGTGGCAGCTCGGGCGGAGGCTCCCCTTCGCTCAATGTTGCCTTTCTCCCCAAGGCGATCAACAATCCCTATTTCGATACCGCGGCCAACGGCGCCAAGCAGGCTGCCTCAGAGCTGAAGGGGCAGTTCAAGCAGGTTGGCCCGACGGAGAATAGCGCAGCGGCACAGGTGCCGTTTATTAACACGCTGACGGAGCAGCATGTGAGCGCTATTGTGGTCTCGGCCAACGATCCTAACGCCCTGGCGCCGGCCCTCAAGCGCGCGATGCAGCAGGGAATTAAGGTGGTCAGCTATGACTCAGATGTCGCTTCCGATGCGCGTCAGATCTTTGTGAATCAGGCCAATTCCGAGGATATCGGGCGGATCGAGGTCCAGATTCTGGGAAAGCTGATCAACTATAGCGGCGATATCGCCATCCTCTCGGCGGCCAGCACGGCCACCAACCAGAACACCTGGATCGGGTACATGAAGGATGAGCTGACGAAACCCCAGTACAAGAATATGCATCTGGTCAAGATTGCATACGGTAATGATGATGACCAGAAGAGTTTCCAGGAGACCCTGGGGCTGCTGCAGGCTTACCCCAACCTCAAAGGGATCATTTCGCCGACAACGGTCGGCCTGGCTGCCGCGGCGCGCGCTATCGAATCGGTAGGCAAGGGCGGCAAGGTCATGCTGACCGGGCTGGGGACACCGAATCTGATGCGCAAGTATGTCAAGGATGGGACGTGCCCGGAGTTTGCTCTGTGGAACCCTGCTGATTTGGGCTATCTGGCCTACTATGCGGCAGCAGCCCTGGTGGAGGGCAAAATCACCGGGAAGCCGGGCGAGAGCTTCAATGCTGGCAAGCTCGGCACGAAGACTATCGGCCCCAACAATGTGGTCCTGCTCGGTCCGCCGACGGTCTTTAATAAGGACAACATCGATCAGTTCAACTTCTGA
- a CDS encoding ABC transporter permease, translating into MSDSSEGKKRPALGLEAPSAAAPSASVLAKEEWQAAASGGGLARLPAWVRSWEALLLVLLVLSLALGSTLSPYFLSLSNFSLLIGDMMEKALMALTMTLIVIAGEIDLSVASILGLASVVLGYTWSHGWPLGLAIALVLLIGALCGLVNGLAVTRLGLPSLVVTLGTLALFRGLAYVVMGDQAVSNFPPAFTNFGFGTVPGTLIPWPFVLFVALALLFSLLLHRSTLGRQIYAIGSNKEAARFAGIRVDNIKLLLFVLSGLVAALAGVVFTARFSNARADNALGFELDVVTIVLLGGVNIFGGSGSLPGVVLSLLIIGVLRNALGLADISGDIQNIAVGALLILSVLGPNVVRRLQEAASRRHAAAEGPAGGLAPSARAAPEETGAAAREGRQRR; encoded by the coding sequence ATGAGCGATTCATCCGAAGGCAAGAAGCGGCCTGCGCTCGGTCTCGAAGCGCCCTCAGCGGCTGCTCCCTCAGCCTCCGTTCTGGCAAAAGAGGAGTGGCAAGCAGCGGCCTCGGGCGGTGGTCTGGCTCGTCTCCCGGCCTGGGTGCGCTCGTGGGAGGCGCTGCTGCTGGTGCTGCTGGTACTGTCTCTGGCGCTGGGAAGTACGCTCTCGCCCTATTTTCTAAGCCTGTCCAACTTCTCGCTGCTGATCGGCGACATGATGGAGAAGGCCCTGATGGCCCTGACCATGACGCTGATCGTCATCGCTGGCGAGATCGATCTCTCGGTGGCCTCGATTCTCGGACTGGCCAGCGTCGTGCTGGGCTATACCTGGAGCCACGGCTGGCCGCTGGGTCTGGCCATCGCCCTGGTCTTGTTGATTGGGGCCCTTTGCGGCCTGGTTAATGGTCTGGCGGTCACGCGCCTCGGCCTGCCGTCGCTGGTGGTCACGCTTGGGACATTGGCTCTCTTTCGCGGCCTGGCCTATGTAGTCATGGGCGACCAGGCGGTGAGCAATTTCCCGCCGGCCTTCACGAACTTTGGCTTTGGCACGGTCCCGGGCACTCTGATCCCCTGGCCGTTCGTACTCTTCGTGGCTTTGGCGCTGCTCTTCTCCTTGCTTTTGCATCGCAGTACGCTGGGCCGGCAGATCTATGCCATTGGCAGTAACAAGGAGGCGGCTCGCTTTGCCGGTATCCGCGTTGACAATATCAAGTTGCTGCTCTTTGTCCTCTCGGGCCTGGTAGCGGCCCTGGCCGGTGTGGTCTTCACGGCGCGTTTCTCCAACGCGCGTGCTGATAACGCCCTCGGCTTTGAGTTGGATGTGGTGACGATTGTCCTGCTGGGTGGAGTCAATATCTTCGGTGGCAGCGGCAGCCTGCCCGGCGTGGTGCTCTCGCTCCTGATCATCGGAGTGCTGCGCAATGCGCTGGGCCTGGCGGATATCAGCGGCGATATCCAGAATATTGCCGTGGGCGCCTTGCTCATCCTTTCGGTACTGGGACCTAATGTGGTCCGGCGTTTGCAGGAGGCGGCCTCGCGCAGGCACGCGGCTGCCGAGGGGCCTGCTGGCGGGCTGGCCCCCAGCGCGCGCGCTGCGCCTGAAGAGACAGGGGCTGCTGCCCGCGAGGGAAGGCAGCGCCGCTAG
- a CDS encoding ABC transporter permease, which yields MSTTTTRVEESRWRARSGGKRLVALVGRVRELGLIVVLLVIIALVGLQTPRFLTPGNFEQILLSIAILAIVAVGETMVILTRNVDLSVGSTVGMTAFVCADVLKNHPQTPVILIVLLGCLLGAVLGAINGLIVALGRVPAIVATLGTLYLYRGLDSYIAGGTQVSAYDVPDSFLSLATTHILGIPALIIFAAAIALLFAYLLRAARTGRELYALGSNPEAARLAGLRSERLIFLTFLLCGLLSGFAGVLWGARFATVDSGAATGLELQVIAAVVVGGVNIFGGSGTILGAMLGAIVLGTIDNALTLLRLSQFWLQAIDGAAILAAVTLDALITRWLQRRLLSGRQR from the coding sequence ATGAGCACAACAACGACCCGTGTTGAAGAGTCGCGCTGGCGCGCGCGTTCTGGCGGCAAGCGTCTTGTAGCCCTGGTGGGCCGCGTGCGAGAGCTGGGCCTGATCGTCGTGCTCCTCGTCATTATTGCCCTGGTCGGTCTGCAAACGCCCCGCTTCCTGACGCCGGGCAATTTCGAACAGATTCTGCTCTCGATCGCCATCCTGGCTATTGTCGCGGTCGGCGAGACAATGGTGATCCTGACGCGCAATGTAGACCTCTCGGTTGGCTCGACCGTCGGCATGACCGCCTTTGTCTGCGCCGACGTCCTGAAGAACCATCCGCAGACGCCAGTGATTCTGATTGTCTTGCTCGGCTGCCTCCTGGGGGCCGTGCTGGGGGCGATCAACGGCCTGATTGTGGCGCTGGGACGGGTGCCGGCCATTGTGGCAACCCTGGGGACGCTCTATCTCTACCGCGGCCTCGACTCATATATCGCCGGCGGCACGCAGGTGAGCGCTTACGACGTGCCAGATAGCTTCCTCTCCCTGGCCACCACCCATATTCTGGGCATCCCGGCCCTGATCATTTTTGCGGCGGCCATCGCGCTGCTCTTTGCCTATCTGCTACGGGCCGCTCGCACCGGTCGCGAGCTATATGCCCTGGGGAGCAATCCCGAGGCGGCGCGCCTGGCTGGCTTGCGCAGTGAGCGTTTGATTTTCCTGACCTTTCTGCTCTGTGGCCTCTTGAGCGGCTTCGCGGGAGTGCTCTGGGGAGCGCGCTTTGCGACGGTCGACTCGGGGGCGGCCACTGGCCTGGAGCTGCAGGTGATCGCCGCGGTCGTCGTCGGTGGAGTGAATATCTTCGGCGGCTCCGGGACCATCCTGGGGGCGATGTTGGGCGCGATCGTGCTCGGGACGATCGATAATGCTTTGACCTTGCTGAGGCTATCGCAGTTCTGGCTGCAGGCGATCGATGGCGCTGCTATTCTGGCAGCGGTGACGCTGGATGCTCTGATTACGCGCTGGCTCCAGCGCCGCCTGCTCAGTGGGAGGCAACGATGA
- a CDS encoding sugar ABC transporter ATP-binding protein, which translates to MEVAAPQAAVPVIELVGVSKRFGAIQALKEVDLSLYAGEVHALVGENGAGKSTLVKILAGVHRPDRGLLKINGEAVELRSPAQAQAAGIAVIHQEPTLFPDLDVAENVFMGHQPRDRLGRIDWRRMYHEVEQLLQSLGVELNVYLPVRGLSVADRQLVEIARALSQDARVLIMDEPTASLSPREVEDLFAIVEQLRARQVAILFVSHRLEEVFRLASRVTVLRDGQRVITASAQALTAEEIVRHMVGRELAALFPKEEAAIGEVVLEVRHLTRAGVFRDVSFQLRRGEILGLAGLVGAGRTEVARVLFGIDQAESGQILVDGRPVSIRSPRDAMRYGIAYVPEDRHQQGLVLDFSIARNMTLSILQRVARFSLIRSRQELKIAADYAERLRVRGGRLTQPVRALSGGNQQKVVLGKWLATEPRILILDEPTRGIDIGAKAEVHRIISELAARGLAILLISSELPEILAMSDRVLVMHEGRVSGLFSRAEADQEKVMLAATGQNRQSR; encoded by the coding sequence ATGGAAGTTGCCGCGCCGCAGGCGGCGGTGCCCGTAATCGAGCTGGTCGGCGTTAGCAAGCGCTTTGGTGCCATTCAGGCCCTCAAAGAGGTGGACTTGAGTCTCTATGCGGGCGAGGTTCATGCTCTGGTGGGCGAAAATGGTGCCGGCAAAAGCACGCTGGTAAAGATTCTGGCAGGCGTGCACCGCCCCGATCGTGGTCTCCTCAAAATCAACGGCGAGGCGGTCGAGCTGCGCAGTCCCGCGCAGGCCCAGGCCGCAGGTATTGCTGTCATTCATCAGGAACCGACCCTTTTCCCCGATTTGGACGTGGCCGAGAACGTTTTCATGGGCCACCAACCGCGCGATCGCCTGGGGCGCATTGATTGGCGCCGCATGTATCACGAAGTAGAGCAGCTACTGCAGTCGCTGGGAGTCGAGCTGAATGTCTATCTGCCGGTGCGGGGTCTCTCGGTAGCTGATCGGCAGTTGGTAGAGATTGCGCGGGCCTTATCGCAGGATGCCCGTGTTTTGATCATGGATGAGCCGACGGCGTCGCTCTCGCCGCGCGAGGTCGAGGACCTCTTCGCCATTGTCGAACAATTGCGGGCGCGGCAGGTGGCGATTCTCTTTGTCAGCCATCGCCTGGAGGAGGTCTTTCGTCTGGCCAGCCGCGTGACGGTCTTGCGCGACGGGCAGCGCGTCATCACAGCTTCGGCTCAGGCTCTGACCGCTGAAGAGATCGTTCGCCACATGGTAGGGCGCGAGCTGGCGGCCCTCTTCCCCAAGGAGGAGGCGGCGATCGGCGAAGTGGTGCTGGAGGTGCGCCATTTGACCCGTGCCGGCGTCTTCCGCGACGTGAGCTTCCAGCTGCGACGTGGCGAGATCCTCGGGCTGGCTGGTCTGGTCGGGGCGGGTCGCACCGAGGTAGCGCGTGTACTCTTCGGCATCGATCAGGCCGAGAGCGGCCAAATCCTGGTTGACGGGCGCCCGGTCAGCATTCGCTCCCCGCGTGATGCCATGCGTTATGGCATCGCCTATGTTCCCGAAGATCGCCATCAGCAGGGCCTCGTCCTCGATTTCTCCATTGCCAGAAATATGACCCTTTCTATTTTGCAGCGCGTCGCGCGCTTCTCGCTGATCAGATCGCGCCAGGAACTGAAGATCGCCGCCGACTACGCTGAGCGTCTGCGCGTGCGAGGGGGGCGCCTGACTCAGCCGGTGCGCGCCCTCTCGGGCGGCAATCAGCAAAAGGTGGTCTTGGGCAAATGGCTGGCGACCGAGCCACGCATCCTCATCCTTGATGAGCCAACGCGCGGCATCGACATTGGCGCCAAGGCCGAGGTCCATCGCATCATCTCCGAATTAGCCGCGCGCGGTCTGGCCATCCTCCTGATCTCCAGCGAGCTACCAGAGATTCTGGCCATGTCGGACCGGGTGCTCGTCATGCACGAGGGCCGCGTCAGTGGGCTGTTCAGTCGCGCCGAGGCCGATCAGGAGAAAGTCATGCTGGCAGCAACGGGACAGAACAGACAGAGCAGATGA